AGTCATACGAAAGAGTACCATCCTCCAAAATAATCTTTTTCTGCTGGGTACGAATTTCCTGAACAGATGACTTAACGAGATCGATCTTGAATTCATCGATTAGTTTAGAAATAGACACCCGAGTGTGTTCAATACTATCTGTACCCGCGGCAGGCATATGTAGATGGGTAGTAAAATAGTGGTACTCGTGACGGTTTACGAGCGTGACATCCGCTTCATTATAGTTCAAAGCCTTCTGTAAGCGCTGTGCGGTCAAAATACCCCCATAGCCCGCGCCTAAGATTACGATTTTGGGAATACTACTCATGTTCCGGCTCCTTCCAAGAGGTAAATCTGTCTTTGTATTTTTTATTGAAACAATGTACGGTCCTTTTTGTGAATTTATACACTTATATTTAGAAGAAATTCCAATCAAACTTAAAGGATTTCTAAATTGACCATATCCATTGTAAACCTTAGTGTACTATTAATCAAACATTAAAATACTAAAAAACGTCACATTCTTATTGTGTTCTAAAGTCTTTCTTTGCAGGTATGTGTCACAATGTTTATAATAAGAAAGAATACAAGTATGGCAAAATGAATATATCAACTCGGAGGTGTAATATCCCGTGACACAAGAGCAATCCGGCGTTCCTATGAGCGACCTTTTAATCATAGGTGGCGGTCCAGCTGGCATGTTTGCCGCATTTTACGGTGGGATGCGTCAGGCATCCGTAACACTTATTGAAAGTATGCCCCAATTGGGAGGACAACTTGCTGCACTTTATCCTGAAAAATACATTTATGATGTAGCAGGTTTTCCAAAAGTAACTGCACAAGAATTGGTTGACAACCTGACACGGCAAATGGATATGTTCCAATCGAATATCCGGCTGGAGGAGAAAGTAATTTCTGTTCAGAAACGGGACGAACGCCATTTTGTAGTTACAACTGATGTAGCAGAATATCACAGTAAAGCTATTATCATTACAGCTGGCGTAGGCGCTTTTGAACCTCGTCGTTTAGAACTGCCAGACGCAGGACGGTTTGAAAAAGCCAACCTTCATTATTTTGTAAATGATTTAAATGCCTTTAAAGATAAAAAAGTTCTGATTAGCGGTGGTGGAGATTCCGCAGTAGACTGGGCACTAATGCTGGAACCGATCGCGGAGCAAGTAACCCTGATTCACCGCCGGGATAAATTCCGTGCGCATGAGCACAGCGTAGAGAATCTGATGGCTTCCAAAGTTAACGTAATTACACCTACTGAAATTACAGAACTGCATGGTGACGAGTTTATTACTAAGGTTACCTTATCTCATATCAAGACCAAGGAAACACAAGAAATCGAAGTCGACAGTGTAATCGTCAATTTCGGATTTGTTTCCTCTCTGGGACCCATTGCAGAGTGGGGCATCGATATTGAAGGGAACTCCATTGTTGTTGACTCACGTATGGAAACGAGTATTCCGGGAATCTTTGCAGCTGGCGATATTACCACATATCCAGGTAAGCTGAAGCTAATTGCTGTAGGATTCGGCGAAGCCCCAACGGCTGTGAATAATGCAAAAGTCTACATCGATCCGGAAGCCAAGCTTTCACCAGGACACAGTAGTAATATGAAACTCTAATTCTATCTACCACAATAAAAAAGGGTATTCTGACAGGCCTATCAATACTAGCCTATCAGGATACCCTTTTATGTTTGTGACTCGCGGTTTATTTATATGTAGCCAGCTACAAAGGTATACTTTGCGCTCTTTTAATGAAGAACCGCATGAACTGGAGAGTGTAAGTTTCGTTTGCGAATCTCAACGAGTAGAAGAGCGATGAAATCATGCTCTAGTTGCAGTTCTATCGCTCTATGGTAAGAGTCTAGAAGCATCTCATCGGACAATTCAACCATAACGTTCATCTACCTTTCCTGTATTTGGATCTGAATCTATCATATCAAACTATCATTTTTCGAACAAGCGTTCGTGTTATCCACAAGTACATGTGGAAATCCTGTGTATAATATGTGCGTAAGCGTTACAAAGGTGATACCTGCACAGTGGAATATGGGGATAATAGTTATACACAGGACTGAACCACTTGTATACAGCTAAAAATATATTTTTATTGTAAATAAATTACAATATAATTTACCCCAAAAGAACGCAACTAAACGCAATTTTATCTTACTACTCTATTATCGTCAATTCTAAAATTTTTGTTAATTTACTGAGGTCTTGTATTAACCTCCAGAATCCATATTTTACCTGAATAATCCACGGCGTAATCAAAACCCAGTTCCCCTATTCCAGGGAAATGCCGCTCCATCAGTTCGATACATACGAGCGTTAGCCTGCGCATTTCTGCTTTCTTCGCTGAGGCTTTAATTCGAGGCAAGGATCTGCGAAGTCCTTCTCGACAAGAAAGCATCGTGCCACCTTTACATAAATTAGTTACGAACAGGCCAGGCCGGGCCAATCTTCCCACCATAGAGCGAAACTCCCAAACACCACCATTTCTCACTACTTTGACCCGATAATCAATAGGACGCCCACCAATTCTGGCGAGAGAAATCCCCTGTTGAATCAAATATTTACGTCTAACCTTGACGAAATGAAGCGCTCGTCTCATGGATCTAAAGTCCTTGTAAATTCGAGTTCTGTCCATATAAGTAAATCCATAACCTCGACTATCCCGAAACACTTTAATTACACCGTAGCCTCCACCGCCAACTATTGGTTTAATAACAACATTTCCGTATCTCCGGAGCATAGCTAACAGTGAGTCAGCCGAATACACCCTCGTCATTGGTATATAATGAGAAACCCTCGCGTCACTGAGCAATGCTTCTGTCTTCAACCATTTGCTAGCCAATTGTCTTCCCGACATCGTCCTTTCCCTCCTTTCACATTCCAGCCTACCCTATACATTACTCAGAAAAGGCCCCACCCTCTTGTATGATTGTCCGTGTAGGAGGAAACTCTTAGCAAAAAGGGCTTAGAGCTTGTATCGACAACATTCTCAATCTCGCAGGTTAGATTGCAGATTTTGTAGAACCTCATTTCTGAACATTCGACATCTAAATCGCAATGGATGAGTTCACTATAACTAGAATAATCTTCAAAATCGTTGTATTATTAATAGCGGTTACATTTTCAATTCCTACTATATAAATAATGAATTAGAGGCTCGCTAAAAAACAGCGCGGGGAGGGCTCGGAATGGCTCAGTTTTTCGAGGTATTATATTGGGTGGCCATGCTTGGGATGTCCATCGTATTGGCTGGAACGACTATACTGATCTGCGCTATTGGCTTTAAATTCATTAAAGACAGACGCAGAGCACTGGGTGCTGGCTGTATTGCCTTTTCCCTTGGAGCCGCAGGGCTCATCGTGTTTATGATTAATTACAAGTTTATTATTCCAGCCTAATTGTACGCAGGAACAAACAAAAGCCCTCTCGAGGAATTCCATCGGAGGGCTTTTGCTTGTATGTCATTCATATATCTAGCGTAAGACGGATCATATCCACTACCTTGATCCCATTTTCAACAATCTCTTCACTATAATGCCTGATAAAAAAATCTCTATCGATTCCGGTAATTCTAAATCCACATTTCTGATAAAGAGCCAGTTGTCCTATACTAGAATTTCCCGTACCCACTTCAATCGTCTTCGCACCAAGTAATCTCGCATTCTGAATCGCATGATAGACCAACTGCTTTCCTATCCCTTTACTTTGCTGACTCTCATCAACAGCTATATTCACTAGCTCCACTGTCTCAGGTCTCGTTTGTAGCAAAACATAGACACCTATAATGCAATTCTCCACTTCAGCTACAAAACATTGCCCTCTTTTTAAATACGCTTCAACAAGACTTAGGGAAGGATCGGCTAATAACAACAAATGTAAGGGTGGTTGTTCTTCTGCGTTTAATTTCCTAATTAGCATGCTTTGAGCTCCTTGTGATGACTTTTGTCATTGAGAATAAAAAAAGCCTCCAAGCCCGTGTTGTAGAAATCAACATGGGGCTTGAAGGCGTAACGTCGCGATTAGCAAGGCTCTTCGTTCGGTTTTCCTGCATCCGTAGCTGTACGGAAGCTTGAGCCACAGCCACAGGTTGCAGTAGCGTTCGGGTTATTAATGGTGAAGCCACCTGTCATGCCGGATTCTTCAAAATCAATTTCGAGACCATCAAGGTAACGAAGATTTTCTTTCTCCACGACAACCTTCATTTCTTGGATGTCCATATATACGTCCTGATCAGTTTCATTATCATCAAAGCCCATAGCGTAAGAGAATCCACTGCAACCGCCGGGCGTTACTCCAATACGGAGGAACATGTTCGGCACTTCTTGTTCAGCAAGCATCGCCTTTAATTGTTCTGCTGCCTTTTCGCTAATATTAATCATGATCATATCCTCCTATAAATTAAACTTACTTCAACAGAAAAACTTATGTTTAAGAGACCTTCCGGTCAAAAGTTACTTTCTTAAAAATATATACTTAATAAACTCAGTATAACCGACTATTCCATTACCCTCAAGTCACAACTGCCTTATGCTTGACCTGCCACACCAAAATAAACCATCCATATCCAGCTGTTGATCCCCTTATAAGAGAGGTTTATAATAAGGAAGGCAAACATAAGTAAAAATTCGGAAATTTGTCACGGAGGCTAAACCTCCGATTTATTTTCATGAATGAACAGCTACCGTCTGGGTAAGTCTGGGAATTATCTGCGGGCAATGGACCCCGTAAAACTTTCAGGAGGAATTTATTATATGTCTACTCTTTTCACCCCCCAAACAGACGCCCGAATGATGAACATTATTGAAAAAGTTCGTGGCGGCGAAAGATTGAATTTAGAAGATGGCGTTTATTTATATCAAAGTAACGACCTACTTACGATTGGCCAATTAGCAAATGAAGTCAATCTTGCAAAGAACAACAACAGGGTATATTTTATCGAAAACATGAGTCTATATTTCACCAATGTTTGCGAATCTCACTGTGCATTCTGCAATTTCCGCAAAGATGATGGAGAAGAGGGTGCTTATACCCTTTCCGGTCAGGAAATGGTGCAATATGTCGAACAGCATATTCATCCAAGTGTGCGCGAATTCCATATCGTAGGCGGTCATAATGACAAGGTTCCTTTCCAGTATTACGTGGATTCTTTAAAAGCCTTGAATGAACGTTTCCCTGAGGTAACCTTAAAAGCATACACTGCAGCCGAAATCGATTTTTTCACCCGAATTAGCGGATTGAGTATTCGTGAGGTACTCGAACAGCTGCGTGCTGCAGGACTTAAGACACTTACTGGTGGCGGTGCAGAAATATTATCCGATCAATACCGTAAAAAAATGCGTGTAGATAAAGCTAATGTGGAAGAATATCTAGAAGTTCACCGAACAGCACATCAGCTTGGCATGAAGACACATACAACTATGCTTTACGGCTCGATTGAATCTCATGAAGATCGTATCCGGCACATGATGCAGATCCGCGATCTACAAGATGAAACCAATGGCTTTATGGTATTCATTCCATTATCTATGCAGCCTAAGAACAAGAATGCAGGAATTATGCGCCGCAACTCCGCTTATGAGGATCTGAAGACGATTGCGATCAGCAGATTGATGCTGGATAATTTCGATCACATCAAAGCGTACTTTATTAATATCGGTCCTCAGCTTACTCAAGTTGCACTGAATTTCGGTGCTTCTGACGTCCATGGTACTATTCTTAAAGAACGCATTAGCCATGCGGCTGGTGCCTTAACACCTGAAGGCCTCACTCGCG
This genomic stretch from Paenibacillus sp. FSL H7-0737 harbors:
- a CDS encoding NAD(P)/FAD-dependent oxidoreductase, whose protein sequence is MSDLLIIGGGPAGMFAAFYGGMRQASVTLIESMPQLGGQLAALYPEKYIYDVAGFPKVTAQELVDNLTRQMDMFQSNIRLEEKVISVQKRDERHFVVTTDVAEYHSKAIIITAGVGAFEPRRLELPDAGRFEKANLHYFVNDLNAFKDKKVLISGGGDSAVDWALMLEPIAEQVTLIHRRDKFRAHEHSVENLMASKVNVITPTEITELHGDEFITKVTLSHIKTKETQEIEVDSVIVNFGFVSSLGPIAEWGIDIEGNSIVVDSRMETSIPGIFAAGDITTYPGKLKLIAVGFGEAPTAVNNAKVYIDPEAKLSPGHSSNMKL
- a CDS encoding sporulation histidine kinase inhibitor Sda — translated: MVELSDEMLLDSYHRAIELQLEHDFIALLLVEIRKRNLHSPVHAVLH
- a CDS encoding YheC/YheD family protein produces the protein MSGRQLASKWLKTEALLSDARVSHYIPMTRVYSADSLLAMLRRYGNVVIKPIVGGGGYGVIKVFRDSRGYGFTYMDRTRIYKDFRSMRRALHFVKVRRKYLIQQGISLARIGGRPIDYRVKVVRNGGVWEFRSMVGRLARPGLFVTNLCKGGTMLSCREGLRRSLPRIKASAKKAEMRRLTLVCIELMERHFPGIGELGFDYAVDYSGKIWILEVNTRPQ
- a CDS encoding GNAT family N-acetyltransferase: MLIRKLNAEEQPPLHLLLLADPSLSLVEAYLKRGQCFVAEVENCIIGVYVLLQTRPETVELVNIAVDESQQSKGIGKQLVYHAIQNARLLGAKTIEVGTGNSSIGQLALYQKCGFRITGIDRDFFIRHYSEEIVENGIKVVDMIRLTLDI
- a CDS encoding HesB/IscA family protein; translation: MINISEKAAEQLKAMLAEQEVPNMFLRIGVTPGGCSGFSYAMGFDDNETDQDVYMDIQEMKVVVEKENLRYLDGLEIDFEESGMTGGFTINNPNATATCGCGSSFRTATDAGKPNEEPC
- the mqnE gene encoding aminofutalosine synthase MqnE: MSTLFTPQTDARMMNIIEKVRGGERLNLEDGVYLYQSNDLLTIGQLANEVNLAKNNNRVYFIENMSLYFTNVCESHCAFCNFRKDDGEEGAYTLSGQEMVQYVEQHIHPSVREFHIVGGHNDKVPFQYYVDSLKALNERFPEVTLKAYTAAEIDFFTRISGLSIREVLEQLRAAGLKTLTGGGAEILSDQYRKKMRVDKANVEEYLEVHRTAHQLGMKTHTTMLYGSIESHEDRIRHMMQIRDLQDETNGFMVFIPLSMQPKNKNAGIMRRNSAYEDLKTIAISRLMLDNFDHIKAYFINIGPQLTQVALNFGASDVHGTILKERISHAAGALTPEGLTRDELIWLVKGAGRIPVERDTFYNAIKVYE